The Yamadazyma tenuis chromosome 2, complete sequence sequence ATCAAACCCAACTACCCTGGCCGCAGTGGCCATATCTGTACCGCGACGTTTCTCGTCAATGCCGGGATCAGGGGCAAAGGTATTGGCCGTACCATGGCTGACTGCTTTCTCGTATGGGCCCCGCGGTTGGGCTACACCTACGCGTTATTCAGCCTTGTGTTTGAAACCAACGCCGCCATCCGCAAGATCTTCGAGCtgaccaacttcaaacGTATCGGGCGTATCAAGCTGGCAGGGATTCTCAAGGGCCATGACTCGGCCGTCGACCTGATTATTTATGGGAAAGAATTGGTTACCAATGCCGACCCGTCCATCGGTGCGTACCGGTTTGATAAAATCAAATTCTACCTCGAAACCGGCAAATATCCAGCGATGGCTGACCGGGCAGAAAAGAGTCGGTTGCGGTCGGCCGCCCTGCACTACCGGATCGATGACGGTAAGTTGATGCTCAGAAACAAAGAGGTGGTGCTGGACCCGGTGCGCCAGATCCACATTTGCACCGAAATGCACATGGTATCCCACGGGGgaatcaacaaaaccacctCCATGGTGACGGAGAAATACCACTGGGCCCGTATCAAGGACACGGTGGCCGCCGCCATCAAGGCCTGTGCTGACTGTCGAGAACAGCCCATTGACCTGGGGCTCGTCAAGCGAacggctgcgaaaaaaTATCCTTCGGTGGTGCGCCGCAAAGTATTACAGTCCCAACCCAATAATCCCAATGCCCGCCACCTCAAGCTGAGAATGGGCTTGTCGGTGGACGATATGGTGATGAGGTCGGGCGATGATGCAGACGATGATACCATGTTGCCTCACGACTTGGCCTTGGATGATAATATCATGGCCGCGGTTGAGGCTGCCCAGCGGTCCCAGATGCGTGGGCATGCTTCGTACGCAGAGGCTGCTGCCGCCGGACCCAACCACGAGTACCACCAGTCGTACTCGGACGCGTATGCCAACCACTacgacgatgatgacgagTCATCTCGTCGCAAACGCGGAGATGGTGATAATATTCCAGTTGACCCTGAAGTCCAGGAATTTGAGCGCAAGTATAGTGATAACCGTGAGGAGATCGAGATTGCCCGGGCGTTAATTGAGGCAAACGAAGATGCGGCAGAGTCCGGCAAGGCCCCTCacgagaagaagaaggaggaGGCCAATATGTTTTTGAAGGACTAGCCAATTCGTCacaaaaatcaaaatgCTGCCATACctggctgcgaaaactCCAATGTAACCTAATT is a genomic window containing:
- the SPT10 gene encoding Protein spt10 (EggNog:ENOG503NUXP; COG:K), with translation MQKYDEEPALAHYKAALEYEPDRLDRYTVLLRDGETTATIYPIHSANDMPDGLLAFLCDEINMEIERGDSYPFFEPMDLDSFQGFWLSHFAGVMILGDAPTLQGPKQWEKECLGSFSIKPNYPGRSGHICTATFLVNAGIRGKGIGRTMADCFLVWAPRLGYTYALFSLVFETNAAIRKIFESTNFKRIGRIKSAGILKGHDSAVDSIIYGKELVTNADPSIGAYRFDKIKFYLETGKYPAMADRAEKSRLRSAASHYRIDDGKLMLRNKEVVSDPVRQIHICTEMHMVSHGGINKTTSMVTEKYHWARIKDTVAAAIKACADCREQPIDSGLVKRTAAKKYPSVVRRKVLQSQPNNPNARHLKSRMGLSVDDMVMRSGDDADDDTMLPHDLALDDNIMAAVEAAQRSQMRGHASYAEAAAAGPNHEYHQSYSDAYANHYDDDDESSRRKRGDGDNIPVDPEVQEFERKYSDNREEIEIARALIEANEDAAESGKAPHEKKKEEANMFLKD